The Myxococcus guangdongensis genome contains a region encoding:
- a CDS encoding M23 family metallopeptidase: MSLDTPMLRLPAVLLVMVLQSCAGDPRPLPELPPEELSPEVEVPPGMGHYCSMRWPAQDWAFAWEPATDTAPCERLREQAPGGTVARAGLYSAQGRNNVVSRCADGTVGLWSGLGAAPLQSAHADATKHQRRGCVFTTAPEALPIFDAPFSLMTRVFHATGFDFAQDVPLDVADFGQTGSTTAHIVDHLGRDQSNAPFVNNHDGHDWGMVTGTPILAVANGTVLLARDRQVPCTSPIQKEVYIQHDVGSGEYLERFVSYSAHFKSYVVTAGQVVRKGQVIGYAGSTGCSSASHLHLAVARLTNTASEYRRDYSIPSTDHPPMTSNIEVYGWAAPSGFDPWAWRNHPSGALSIHLWNDGQAPVNPNF; this comes from the coding sequence ATGAGCCTCGACACCCCGATGCTTCGCCTCCCGGCAGTGCTCCTCGTGATGGTCCTCCAATCGTGCGCGGGAGACCCGAGGCCGCTCCCGGAGCTGCCTCCAGAGGAGCTGAGCCCCGAGGTGGAGGTTCCCCCTGGGATGGGGCACTACTGCAGCATGCGCTGGCCCGCGCAGGACTGGGCCTTCGCCTGGGAGCCCGCGACGGACACGGCGCCCTGTGAGCGGCTTCGAGAGCAAGCGCCAGGAGGCACCGTCGCGCGGGCCGGCCTCTACTCAGCCCAGGGACGCAACAACGTGGTCTCCCGATGCGCGGATGGGACGGTGGGTTTGTGGAGCGGCCTCGGCGCCGCTCCGCTCCAGTCCGCGCACGCCGACGCCACGAAGCACCAGCGCAGGGGCTGCGTGTTCACCACGGCGCCCGAGGCGCTGCCCATCTTCGACGCACCCTTCTCCTTGATGACGCGCGTGTTCCACGCCACGGGCTTCGACTTCGCGCAGGACGTCCCCCTCGACGTGGCGGACTTCGGCCAGACAGGCTCGACGACCGCGCACATCGTGGACCACCTGGGGAGAGATCAATCGAACGCCCCCTTCGTCAACAACCACGATGGCCATGATTGGGGAATGGTCACCGGCACGCCCATCCTCGCCGTGGCCAACGGCACGGTCCTCCTCGCCAGAGACAGGCAGGTGCCCTGCACCTCTCCCATCCAGAAGGAGGTCTACATTCAGCACGACGTCGGCTCGGGTGAATACCTGGAGCGGTTCGTGAGCTACTCCGCCCACTTCAAGTCCTACGTCGTCACGGCCGGGCAGGTCGTCAGGAAGGGACAGGTCATCGGCTACGCGGGCTCCACGGGGTGCTCGTCCGCGTCCCACCTGCACCTGGCCGTGGCGCGCTTGACGAACACCGCGTCGGAGTACCGCCGGGACTACTCGATTCCGAGCACGGACCACCCCCCCATGACGAGCAACATCGAAGTCTATGGGTGGGCCGCGCCCAGCGGCTTCGACCCGTGGGCGTGGCGCAACCACCCCAGTGGCGCCCTCAGCATCCACCTGTGGAACGACGGGCAGGCGCCCGTGAACCCGAACTTCTGA
- a CDS encoding aldo/keto reductase, with amino-acid sequence MKTRKLGKSNLEVSAMGLGCMGMSFGYGPPGDRQEMIQLIRAAVERGVTFFDTAEVYGPLTNEELVGEALEPFKGKVVIATKFGFTPTTPGEARWSGFDSRPEHIKEVAEASLRRLRVDAIDLFYQHRVDPNVPIEDVAGAVKDLIREGKVKHFGLSEAGVQTVRRAHAVQPVTALQSEYSLWWRKPEEEMLSTLEELGIGFVPFSPLGKGFLTGKIDDKTSFASNDFRNMVPRFTPEARKANQSLVDLLSQVAAKKKATPAQIALAWLLAQKPWMVPIPGTTKQSRLEENLGAADIELSAEDLREIHDAASRITVQGARYPEALEKVTGR; translated from the coding sequence ATGAAGACGCGCAAGTTGGGGAAGAGCAACCTGGAGGTCTCGGCGATGGGGCTGGGGTGCATGGGCATGAGCTTCGGCTACGGCCCGCCCGGGGACCGGCAGGAGATGATTCAGCTGATTCGCGCGGCGGTGGAGCGGGGCGTCACCTTCTTCGACACCGCGGAGGTCTATGGCCCGTTGACGAACGAGGAGCTGGTGGGCGAGGCGCTCGAGCCGTTCAAGGGGAAGGTGGTCATCGCCACGAAGTTCGGCTTCACGCCCACGACGCCGGGCGAGGCGCGCTGGAGTGGCTTCGACAGTCGGCCCGAGCACATCAAGGAGGTGGCCGAGGCCTCGCTCAGGCGGCTGCGGGTCGACGCCATCGACCTGTTCTACCAGCACCGCGTGGACCCGAACGTGCCCATCGAGGACGTCGCGGGCGCGGTGAAGGATTTGATTCGCGAAGGGAAGGTGAAGCACTTCGGGCTCTCCGAAGCCGGCGTGCAGACGGTGCGTCGCGCGCACGCGGTGCAACCGGTGACGGCGCTGCAGAGCGAGTACTCGTTGTGGTGGCGCAAGCCCGAGGAGGAGATGCTGTCGACGCTGGAGGAGCTCGGCATCGGCTTCGTTCCCTTCAGCCCGCTGGGCAAGGGGTTCCTCACGGGGAAGATCGACGACAAGACCTCCTTCGCGAGCAACGACTTCCGCAACATGGTCCCGCGCTTCACCCCGGAGGCCCGGAAGGCGAACCAGTCATTGGTCGACCTGCTGAGCCAGGTCGCCGCGAAGAAGAAGGCGACGCCCGCGCAGATCGCCCTGGCGTGGCTGCTCGCGCAGAAGCCTTGGATGGTGCCCATCCCGGGCACCACGAAGCAGAGCCGGCTGGAGGAGAACCTGGGCGCGGCCGACATCGAGTTGTCGGCGGAGGACCTGCGCGAGATACACGACGCCGCGTCGAGGATCACGGTGCAGGGCGCGCGTTATCCCGAGGCGTTGGAGAAGGTGACGGGGCGCTGA
- a CDS encoding efflux RND transporter permease subunit yields the protein MVHFFIRRPVFAAVLSILLTLVGAIAIPTLPISQYPDLAPPQVTVTSTYVGASAEVVETAVTIPLEQELNGVEGMRYITSTSSNDGTSAITITFEATRDIEVAAVDVQNRVSRAAARLPSEVSQTGVVVSKASNQLLMSFGLYSPDDRYDAGFISNYADVNIKDALKRVRGVGDVRLFGERRFSMRLWLDPTALTRHRLTPQDVARALREQNVQVAAGQVGQPPSRSNQDYQLAVRARGRLVEPSEFEDIVVQRNPGGRLVRLRDVGRAEMGAENYGMLLRFNGRPGLGLGIFQLPTANALEVRDVVVQEMARLSQQFPPGLEYRHATDTTLAVRASIDEVLKTLMEAIVLVILVIFLFLHGWRSVLITALTLPVSLVGTFAFVKLFGFSINTLTLFGLTLATGLVVDDAIVVIENIERLMAERGLSARAAAREGMKEVAGAVVAISVVLVAVFVPVALFPGTTGAIYRQFALTIAASVGLSTVCALTLTPALSALLLRHHAGPKWRFFRAVDAVLDATKHLYGRLLRVLLKHPARVLLVFVAFLGATAVLFRVVPTGFIPDEDQGYFIVSVQGPEGMSLARTEKVLEELEVILRAQPEFRGMFVIGGTSLGNNGSNLAQAYVNLLPWDERKGEGHSVAAVVERLRGPLAGIGGARVMPFLPPAIRGVGTVGGFQFIVEETSGGRALSEFATAAHELVGKSGEDSRLRGVFTSFAADTPLLDVEVDRQQANALGIPVDQLFSTLQLYMGSQYVNDFNYASRTYRVYLQAEQQFRDTPQDIGAFYARNESGDMIPLESLVKVTPTTSAQVIRRYNLFRSAELNGQAAPGVSSGQAMAAMEELAERVLPPGTATEWSGLSLEQQESGGQTGVIFGLGLLFVFLVLAAQYESFTLPLVVILSVPLAMLGALGLQVLRGLPNDVFCQVGLVMLVGLASKNAILIVEFAEQLRAQGRSALEAAIEASEVRLRPILMTSIAFLLGVVPLMLATGAGAAARNSLGTAVFGGMLVSTVVNLIFIPSLYLLMQKLRGDSRRTRDDEEEALPGVHAHPGAPSP from the coding sequence ATGGTCCACTTCTTCATCCGTCGGCCTGTGTTCGCGGCCGTCCTGTCCATCCTGCTCACGCTGGTGGGGGCCATCGCCATCCCCACCCTGCCCATCTCCCAGTATCCGGACCTGGCGCCTCCGCAGGTGACGGTGACCTCCACCTACGTGGGGGCCAGCGCGGAGGTCGTGGAGACCGCCGTCACCATCCCGCTGGAGCAGGAGCTCAACGGGGTGGAGGGCATGCGCTACATCACCTCCACGTCGAGCAACGATGGGACGAGCGCCATCACCATCACCTTCGAGGCCACCCGCGACATCGAGGTGGCGGCGGTCGACGTCCAGAACCGGGTCAGCCGCGCCGCCGCGCGCTTGCCTTCGGAGGTGAGCCAGACGGGCGTCGTCGTCAGCAAGGCCTCCAATCAGCTGCTGATGTCCTTCGGGCTCTACAGCCCGGATGACCGCTACGACGCGGGGTTCATCAGCAACTACGCGGACGTCAACATCAAGGATGCCCTCAAGCGCGTGCGGGGCGTGGGCGACGTGCGCCTCTTCGGAGAGCGGCGCTTCAGCATGCGCCTGTGGCTGGACCCCACCGCGCTCACGCGCCACCGGCTCACGCCCCAGGACGTGGCGCGGGCCCTGCGGGAGCAGAACGTGCAAGTGGCCGCCGGGCAGGTGGGACAGCCGCCGAGCCGGAGCAATCAGGACTACCAGTTGGCGGTGCGCGCCCGGGGCCGTCTGGTGGAGCCCTCGGAGTTCGAGGACATCGTCGTGCAGCGCAACCCCGGGGGCCGCCTGGTACGGCTGCGGGACGTGGGCCGCGCGGAGATGGGCGCGGAGAACTACGGCATGCTCCTGCGCTTCAACGGCCGGCCCGGGCTGGGGCTGGGCATCTTCCAGCTCCCCACCGCCAACGCGCTGGAGGTGCGCGACGTCGTCGTCCAGGAGATGGCGCGCCTGAGCCAGCAGTTCCCGCCGGGGCTCGAGTACCGGCACGCCACCGACACCACGCTGGCGGTGCGCGCCTCCATCGACGAGGTGCTCAAGACGCTGATGGAGGCCATCGTCCTGGTCATCCTGGTCATCTTCCTCTTCCTGCACGGGTGGCGCAGCGTGCTCATCACCGCGCTGACGCTGCCGGTGTCGCTCGTGGGCACGTTCGCCTTCGTGAAGCTGTTCGGCTTCTCCATCAACACGCTGACGCTCTTCGGGCTCACCCTGGCCACGGGGCTGGTGGTGGACGACGCCATCGTCGTCATCGAGAACATCGAGCGCTTGATGGCCGAGCGGGGCCTGAGCGCCCGCGCCGCCGCGCGGGAAGGCATGAAGGAGGTGGCCGGCGCGGTGGTGGCCATCTCCGTCGTGTTGGTGGCGGTGTTCGTGCCGGTGGCCCTGTTCCCCGGGACGACGGGCGCCATCTACCGACAGTTCGCCCTCACCATCGCGGCCTCGGTGGGCTTGTCCACGGTGTGCGCGCTCACCCTGACGCCCGCGCTCTCCGCGCTGCTGCTGCGACATCACGCCGGGCCGAAGTGGCGCTTCTTCCGCGCGGTGGACGCGGTGCTCGACGCGACGAAGCACCTCTACGGGCGGCTGCTGCGCGTCCTGCTGAAGCACCCGGCCCGGGTGCTGCTCGTCTTCGTCGCCTTCCTGGGCGCCACGGCGGTGCTGTTCCGCGTGGTGCCCACGGGCTTCATCCCGGACGAGGACCAGGGGTACTTCATCGTCTCGGTGCAGGGGCCGGAGGGCATGTCGCTCGCCCGGACGGAGAAGGTGCTCGAGGAGCTGGAGGTCATCCTGCGCGCGCAGCCCGAGTTCCGGGGCATGTTCGTCATCGGAGGCACGTCGCTGGGCAACAACGGCTCCAACCTGGCCCAGGCCTACGTCAACCTCCTGCCCTGGGACGAGCGCAAGGGCGAGGGCCACTCGGTGGCCGCCGTCGTGGAGCGGCTGCGCGGGCCGCTCGCGGGCATCGGCGGCGCGCGGGTGATGCCCTTCCTGCCGCCGGCGATTCGAGGCGTGGGCACGGTGGGCGGCTTCCAGTTCATCGTCGAGGAGACGTCCGGTGGCAGGGCGCTGTCGGAGTTCGCCACCGCCGCCCACGAGCTGGTGGGCAAAAGCGGCGAGGACAGCCGCTTGCGAGGCGTCTTCACCTCCTTCGCGGCGGACACGCCCCTGCTCGACGTGGAGGTGGACCGGCAGCAGGCGAACGCGCTGGGCATCCCCGTGGACCAGCTCTTCAGCACGCTCCAGCTCTACATGGGCAGCCAGTACGTCAACGACTTCAACTACGCGAGCCGCACCTACCGCGTCTATCTGCAGGCCGAGCAGCAGTTCCGGGACACGCCCCAGGACATCGGCGCCTTCTACGCGCGCAACGAGAGCGGGGACATGATTCCGCTCGAGTCGCTGGTGAAGGTGACGCCCACCACGTCCGCCCAGGTCATCCGCCGCTACAACCTGTTCCGCTCGGCGGAGCTCAACGGGCAGGCGGCCCCGGGGGTCTCCTCCGGGCAGGCCATGGCCGCCATGGAGGAGCTGGCGGAGCGGGTGTTGCCGCCGGGCACGGCCACGGAGTGGTCCGGCCTCTCCCTGGAGCAGCAGGAGAGCGGCGGGCAGACCGGCGTCATCTTCGGGCTGGGGCTGCTCTTCGTGTTCCTGGTGCTCGCCGCCCAGTACGAGAGCTTCACGCTGCCGCTGGTGGTCATCCTCTCGGTGCCCCTGGCGATGCTGGGGGCGCTGGGGCTCCAGGTGCTGCGCGGGCTGCCCAACGACGTCTTCTGTCAGGTGGGGCTGGTCATGCTGGTGGGGCTGGCGAGCAAGAACGCCATCCTCATCGTGGAGTTCGCGGAGCAACTGCGCGCGCAGGGGCGCAGCGCGTTGGAGGCCGCCATCGAGGCCTCCGAGGTGCGCCTGCGTCCCATCCTCATGACGTCCATCGCGTTCCTGCTCGGCGTGGTGCCGCTGATGCTGGCCACGGGCGCGGGCGCGGCGGCGCGCAACAGCCTGGGCACCGCGGTCTTCGGCGGCATGTTGGTGTCCACCGTGGTGAACCTCATCTTCATCCCCAGCCTCTACCTGCTGATGCAGAAGCTGCGCGGAGACTCCCGGCGCACGCGGGATGACGAAGAGGAGGCGCTGCCCGGGGTGCACGCGCATCCCGGCGCACCGTCACCCTGA
- a CDS encoding FAD-dependent oxidoreductase produces MHETIIVGGGLAGSLTAIYLARRGYDVRVLEKRSDPLRSPSPAHERTSSRAIGVSMNVRGMKAVLRAGIPAQELARCGEPITGMAFCVGGKYKIRKLTPLEDLSPLSLNRLAFQQLLNQHAALLGVKFHFDCKCINVDLEKKSVLVQEGDGGFRHHRGDLIIGADGAHSAVRQSMQSGLRRFEFKQTFFRHGYKTLVLPNAAELGYRKDFLYFFGMDSKGLFAGRAATIPDGSISFAICLPYQGALSLATQDGATLRAFFNHYFGGLPPGRRQEMLDQFVTQPSNDLVNVRASTFHHRGNALLLGDAAHATAPFLGQGMNMALEDASVFATLLDQHAHDLDTVLPEFTRQRKVQADAMQDMSIANYEVLSHPSVIFFLRAQYARYMHKKFPSLYPPDMAEKLYFDSVPYDELRRLQRKQNVWYRLGRMN; encoded by the coding sequence ATGCATGAAACCATCATCGTGGGCGGTGGACTGGCGGGGAGCCTGACCGCCATCTATCTGGCACGTCGTGGGTACGACGTCCGTGTCCTCGAGAAGCGAAGCGACCCGCTGCGAAGCCCGTCCCCCGCCCACGAGCGGACCTCCTCACGCGCCATCGGCGTCAGCATGAACGTCAGGGGCATGAAGGCGGTCCTGCGGGCGGGAATCCCCGCGCAGGAGCTGGCGCGATGTGGTGAGCCCATCACGGGCATGGCCTTCTGCGTGGGCGGGAAATACAAGATCCGCAAGCTCACACCGCTCGAGGACCTCTCCCCGCTGTCCCTGAATCGACTGGCGTTCCAACAGCTGCTGAACCAGCACGCCGCCCTTCTCGGGGTGAAGTTCCACTTCGACTGCAAATGCATCAACGTCGACCTGGAGAAGAAGTCGGTCCTCGTCCAGGAGGGAGACGGCGGATTCCGGCACCACCGAGGGGATTTGATCATCGGCGCGGATGGCGCGCACTCGGCGGTCCGGCAGTCCATGCAGAGTGGCTTGCGGCGCTTCGAATTCAAGCAGACCTTCTTCCGCCACGGCTACAAGACCCTGGTCCTCCCCAATGCCGCCGAGCTGGGCTACCGGAAGGACTTCTTGTACTTCTTCGGCATGGACTCCAAGGGGCTCTTCGCCGGACGCGCGGCGACCATCCCCGATGGCAGCATCAGCTTCGCCATCTGCTTGCCCTACCAAGGCGCCCTGAGCCTGGCCACGCAGGATGGAGCCACCCTGCGCGCCTTCTTCAATCACTACTTCGGGGGCCTGCCACCCGGACGCCGGCAAGAGATGCTGGACCAGTTCGTGACCCAGCCCAGCAACGACCTCGTCAATGTCCGCGCCAGCACCTTCCATCATCGTGGAAACGCCCTGCTCCTCGGCGATGCGGCGCACGCCACCGCGCCCTTCCTGGGCCAAGGGATGAACATGGCGCTGGAAGACGCCTCCGTCTTCGCCACCCTGCTGGACCAACATGCCCACGACCTCGACACCGTGCTCCCCGAGTTCACTCGCCAGCGCAAGGTGCAGGCAGATGCGATGCAGGACATGTCCATCGCGAACTACGAGGTGCTGAGCCACCCCAGCGTCATCTTCTTCCTGCGGGCCCAATATGCCCGCTACATGCACAAGAAGTTCCCCAGCCTCTATCCACCAGACATGGCGGAGAAGCTCTACTTCGATTCGGTCCCCTATGACGAACTGCGACGGCTCCAGCGGAAACAGAACGTCTGGTACAGGCTTGGCCGGATGAATTGA
- a CDS encoding LysR family transcriptional regulator, whose amino-acid sequence MKTALLPQLQTFLVVARLRSFSAAARELGLSPSAVSQAVRQLEAHLRVVLLTRTTRSVSLTEVGRQLVERAGPALSQTFAALTEVSAKPGEPVGRLRLSVSRAAAPFVITPVMPTFHERHPRVEVEVVVEDRFVDVVAEGYDAGVRLSEAIERDMVQMRLTGAFRFLVVGGPAYLERMGTPQRPEDLLRHECITFRMQSTGALYAWELERGRRTWRVPVRGGIVTNDNALSVHLAEQNQGLAYTLEPAVAERLRTGQLKCVLEAYAPTVPGFFLYYPSRAQRSEPLRLFIEAAKERLTRTFD is encoded by the coding sequence ATGAAGACGGCGCTCCTGCCCCAGTTGCAGACCTTCCTCGTGGTGGCGCGGCTGCGCAGCTTCAGCGCGGCGGCCCGCGAGCTGGGCCTCTCCCCTTCCGCCGTCAGTCAGGCCGTGCGCCAGCTCGAGGCGCACCTGCGCGTGGTGTTGCTGACCCGGACCACGCGCAGCGTGTCGCTGACCGAGGTGGGCAGGCAGCTGGTCGAGCGGGCGGGGCCCGCCCTGAGCCAGACGTTCGCGGCCCTCACCGAGGTCTCCGCGAAGCCGGGTGAGCCCGTCGGCCGGCTCCGGCTGTCCGTGTCCCGGGCCGCGGCGCCCTTCGTCATCACCCCCGTGATGCCGACCTTCCACGAGCGCCACCCTCGCGTCGAGGTGGAGGTCGTCGTCGAGGACCGCTTCGTGGACGTCGTGGCGGAGGGCTACGACGCGGGCGTGCGGCTGAGCGAGGCCATCGAGCGGGACATGGTGCAGATGCGGCTCACCGGCGCCTTCCGCTTCCTGGTGGTGGGCGGCCCCGCGTATCTCGAGCGGATGGGCACGCCCCAGCGTCCCGAGGACCTGCTTCGCCACGAGTGCATCACCTTCCGGATGCAGAGCACCGGGGCGCTCTACGCCTGGGAGCTGGAGCGGGGGCGGCGCACCTGGCGGGTCCCCGTGCGCGGTGGAATCGTCACCAACGACAATGCCCTGAGCGTGCACCTGGCGGAGCAGAACCAGGGACTCGCCTATACCCTCGAGCCCGCGGTGGCCGAGCGACTGCGGACCGGCCAGCTGAAGTGTGTCCTGGAGGCCTACGCGCCCACGGTGCCCGGCTTCTTCCTCTACTACCCCAGCCGGGCCCAACGCTCCGAGCCGCTGCGCCTGTTCATCGAGGCGGCGAAGGAGCGGCTCACCCGGACCTTCGACTGA
- a CDS encoding glycoside hydrolase family 5 protein: MGRRSVSRKCLDVLLGSLFIAGMACAPLPGEEEDLPVSVLEQSLLPPLDTSYQTVLYDDSVTAGWNLGYSWGGISYTSTTSTKAYGTSSLQVTSGADSGFALGAEGQTFPTNTHKAVSFAIRPGTASLAAIKSLRLIVSQEGTDGNAGVAIGAYANPSFDTLPAGEWTRVTVPMSALAGALTTFNKVTLQSVSAVTYGMDGIALEKVTGGKTYPTGVAYRGINRAGMEYGNDWDGWTGQTYYEMPSSTQANAELAYYKRKGFNLIRLPISWERLQHTLNGPLDGAYSTGMLNYINLATTQGFTLVLDLHNYNRYATGAFDGAGNQTSNYVQRVIGDGTLTVAHLADVWTKLANLVKTNPKVVLNLMNEPHDLPMNSTTWFSGIQTVINAVRATGSTQLILVPNTRGSDVGHWHTWAPGGGPLDSVAALSITDSANNHAFDMHSYYPEGYGSNDESSYGAQLTAVTQWARTNGKKLFLSEMGIPNQASYAQTQITNALTFMNNNRDVWLGWSPWDLAPWQLTTNSHTGDYTANGVTPINWYAAFLTANFLAL; the protein is encoded by the coding sequence ATGGGACGACGCTCGGTTTCGAGGAAGTGTCTCGATGTGCTGCTGGGGAGTCTGTTCATCGCGGGGATGGCCTGTGCGCCACTTCCCGGCGAGGAGGAAGACCTGCCCGTGAGTGTGCTCGAGCAGTCGCTCCTGCCCCCGTTGGACACGTCCTATCAGACCGTCCTGTATGACGATTCCGTCACGGCGGGTTGGAACCTCGGCTACAGCTGGGGCGGTATTTCCTATACATCGACGACGAGCACGAAGGCCTATGGGACTTCGTCGTTGCAGGTCACCTCGGGCGCGGACAGTGGGTTTGCCCTGGGCGCCGAAGGACAGACGTTCCCGACGAACACCCACAAGGCCGTGAGCTTCGCCATCCGTCCGGGCACGGCGAGCCTCGCGGCCATCAAGAGCCTGCGGCTCATCGTGAGCCAGGAGGGCACGGATGGGAATGCGGGCGTCGCGATTGGCGCCTACGCCAACCCGAGCTTCGACACCTTGCCCGCCGGCGAATGGACGCGGGTCACCGTCCCGATGAGCGCGCTCGCGGGGGCGCTGACCACGTTCAACAAGGTCACCCTCCAGAGTGTCTCCGCGGTGACCTATGGGATGGACGGAATCGCGTTGGAGAAGGTGACGGGAGGCAAGACCTATCCCACGGGCGTCGCCTACCGCGGCATCAACCGCGCGGGGATGGAGTACGGCAACGACTGGGATGGTTGGACGGGGCAGACGTATTACGAGATGCCGTCGTCGACCCAGGCGAACGCCGAGCTCGCGTACTACAAGCGCAAGGGCTTCAACCTGATTCGTCTGCCCATTTCATGGGAGCGCCTCCAGCACACGCTCAATGGTCCGCTGGATGGGGCCTATTCGACGGGCATGCTGAACTACATCAACCTGGCCACGACCCAGGGCTTCACCCTGGTGCTCGACCTGCACAACTACAACCGCTACGCGACGGGTGCGTTCGATGGCGCGGGCAACCAGACCTCGAACTACGTCCAGCGTGTCATCGGGGACGGGACGCTGACGGTGGCCCACCTGGCGGACGTCTGGACGAAGCTCGCGAACCTGGTGAAGACGAACCCCAAGGTCGTCCTGAACCTCATGAACGAGCCGCACGACCTGCCGATGAATTCGACCACCTGGTTCTCTGGCATCCAGACCGTCATCAACGCGGTGCGAGCGACGGGGTCCACCCAGCTGATCTTGGTCCCCAACACGCGCGGGTCGGACGTGGGGCACTGGCACACGTGGGCTCCGGGCGGAGGTCCGCTCGACTCGGTCGCCGCCCTGTCCATCACCGACAGCGCGAACAACCATGCCTTCGACATGCACTCGTATTACCCGGAAGGCTACGGCAGCAACGACGAGTCGTCCTACGGCGCCCAGCTGACGGCCGTCACCCAGTGGGCGAGGACGAACGGCAAGAAGCTGTTCCTGTCCGAGATGGGCATTCCGAACCAGGCGTCGTACGCGCAGACGCAAATCACGAACGCGCTCACGTTCATGAACAACAACCGAGACGTGTGGCTCGGCTGGTCTCCGTGGGATCTGGCGCCCTGGCAGCTCACCACCAACAGCCACACGGGGGACTACACGGCCAACGGAGTCACCCCCATCAACTGGTACGCCGCGTTCCTGACCGCGAACTTCCTCGCGTTGTGA
- the vioE gene encoding violacein biosynthesis enzyme VioE → MQTRPPPPLLPLQWCSAYVSYWSPMRRDDQVTSGYCWFDYVRDVCRIDGLFNPWPEKERGYQLWMSEVGDVAQGRSIKRKMAYWRTATVLGDCLCESLLPEETTPFHELFLPRAVLVDGNARHAGCEPVLGQLADAWVIERRHKAPLTFYTQTRTNLLLRMLSGNDSQHVSVRDFPNVSVGDIPANVFSRSEDTARPLP, encoded by the coding sequence ATGCAAACACGCCCTCCCCCTCCGCTCCTCCCCCTCCAATGGTGCAGCGCCTACGTCTCCTATTGGTCGCCCATGCGACGAGACGACCAGGTCACCTCGGGCTACTGCTGGTTCGACTATGTCCGGGACGTCTGCCGCATCGACGGGCTGTTCAATCCCTGGCCGGAGAAGGAGCGGGGGTACCAGCTCTGGATGTCGGAGGTCGGCGATGTCGCGCAAGGACGGAGCATCAAGAGGAAGATGGCCTATTGGCGGACGGCCACCGTCCTTGGCGACTGCCTCTGTGAGTCCTTGTTGCCGGAGGAGACGACGCCGTTCCACGAGCTGTTCCTGCCTCGCGCGGTGTTGGTCGATGGGAATGCGCGCCATGCCGGATGTGAACCCGTGCTCGGACAACTGGCCGATGCCTGGGTCATCGAGCGGCGACACAAGGCCCCCTTGACGTTCTACACCCAGACCCGAACCAACCTGCTGCTCCGCATGCTCTCCGGGAACGACTCGCAACACGTCTCGGTGCGAGACTTCCCCAATGTCTCTGTCGGAGACATCCCCGCGAACGTCTTTTCGCGGAGCGAGGACACCGCGCGTCCCCTCCCCTAG